CACAGGTGAGTCCCGACGATCTGCGCGCCGCCTGGCGCGACATCCTGCGCCGCGCGCGCCTGGTGCAGCGCCACACCATCACGCGCGAAGAAATCTCCGTGCGCGAGGTGATGAGCGGCGTGTTGCGCGCGCTGCAGGGCCGGCGCTTCGTCGAGTTCACCGAGTTGTTCGACCCGGGCCGCGGCGTCGTGCACGCGGTCGTGACCTTCATCGCGGTGCTCGAGCTGGCCAAGGAACAATTGATCGAGGTGACGCAGGCCGAGGTCTTCGCGCCGATCTACGTCCGCCTGGCGTACCAGCCCTGCTGAGCCCCGCATACCCATCCCCATGACCGCCACGCCACCCCCGCCGCCTGCCCCCCGTTCCTACGACGCGCTGATCATCGGCAGCGGCCTCGCGGGCCTCGCCACCGCGCTGCTGCTGCCGACCGACTGGCGCATCGCCATCGTCACCAAACGCGCGCTCGCCGACGGCTCCAGCGCCTGGGCGCAGGGGGGCATCGCCGCCGTGCTGGGAGAAGGCGACAGCTTCGAGCAGCACATCCACGACACCTTGGTCGCCGGCGCGGGCCTGTGCGACCCCGATGCGACGCGTTTCACCGTCGAGCACGCCCCCGAGGCGATCGCCTGGCTGCGCGCGCTCGGCACGCCGTTCACACAGGAAGGCGGCGAGCTGCACCTGACGCGCGAGGGCGGCCACAGCCACCGCCGCATCGTCCACGCCGCCGACGCCACCGGTGCCGCGGTGCAGCAGACGCTCATCGACCGCGTGCGGGCGGCGGCAAACATCGACATTTTCGAGACGCACGCGCTGGTGGACCTGATCCTGAGCGACCGCCACGCCGTGCGGCGCGAGGCACCGCGGCGCGTGCTGGGCGCCTATGTGCTCGACGTCGCCACCGACGAGGTCGAGGCCTTCACCGCGACCCACACCGTGCTGTGCACGGGCGGCGCTGGCAAGGTGTACCTCTACACCTCCAACCCGGACACCGCCACCGGCGACGGCATCGCCGCCGCGTGGCGCGCGGGCTGCCGTGTCGGCAACATGGAGTTCATCCAGTTCCACCCGACGTGCCTCTATCACCCCAAGGCCAAGAGCTTCCTGATCAGCGAGGCGGTGCGCGGCGAAGGCGGCATCCTCAAACTCCCCGCGCACCTGGGCCACCACCGCTTCATGCCGGACCACGACCCGCGCGCGGAGCTGGCCCCGCGTGACATCGTCGCGCGCGCCATCGATTTCGAGATGAAGAAGCACGGCATCCCGTGCGTCTACCTCGACATCTCGCACCAGCCGGCGGCGTTTTTGCACGAGCACTTTCCCACCATCCTCAAGCGCTGCGCGGAGCTGGGCATCGACATCACGCGCGAGCCGATCCCGGTGGTGCCGGCGGCGCACTACACCTGCGGCGGGGTCGTGACGGACCTGCGCGCGCGCACCGACCTGCCGGGGCTGTACTGCGTCGGCGAGGCCAGCTACACCGGACTGCACGGGGCGAATCGGCTCGCCAGCAACTCGCTGCTGGAATGCCTGGTCTTCGCACGCGCCGCCGCCCGCGACATGGCCGCGCAGCCGCGACAGGCCCCACCCCCGGTGCGGCCGTGGGACGCCAGCCGCGTCATCGACGCCGACGAGCAGGTCGTCATCAGCCACAACTGGGACGAGCTGCGCCGCTTCATGTGGGACTATGTGGGCATCGTGCGCACCGACAAGCGGCTGGAGCGCGCCGCGCACCGCATCGCGCTGCTGCAGGCGGAAATCCACGAGTTCTACTCGCGCTTCCACGTCAGCCGCGACCTGCTGGAGCTGCGCAACCTGGTGCTGGTGGCGGACCTGATCGTGCGCTCGGCGCAGCAGCGCAAGGAAAGCCGCGGCCTGCACTACAGCCGCGACCACCCGCACACCCTGCCCGAAGCGCGCCCGACCATCCTCACCCCGCCGCCCCGATGACCGCCGCGCGCCACACGCCCTGGCGCGCCTACGCGGCGCTGGCGGCCAGCATGGCGCTGGTGGGCAGCTATGTCGCGCTCTCCAAGCCGCTGGTAGCCGTCATGCCCGTCTTTTTGCTGGCGTGGCTGCGCTACCTGATCGGCGCGGGGGCGATGCTGCACTGGACGCGCCGGCCGCCGGGTGAGCCGCCGCTGGACCGGCGCACGAACGCTCTGTTGTTTCTGCAGGCGCTGCTGGGCAACTTTCTTTTCTCGCTGTGCATGCTGTACGGCGTGCGCCTGACCACCGCCAGCGCCGCGGGCGTCATCATGGCGGCGATCCCCGCCGTCGTCGCGCTGCTCTCGGCGCTTTTCCTGCGCGAGCGGCTGGATGGCAGGTCGCTCGTCGCCATCGCACTGGCGGCGCTCGGCATCGGGCTGTTTTCGCTCGACAAGGCCACGGGCGGTGGGGCCGCGGCGCCCGGCGGGCAATGGCTGGGGCTGCCGCTGGCC
This region of Tepidimonas taiwanensis genomic DNA includes:
- the nadB gene encoding L-aspartate oxidase; protein product: MTATPPPPPAPRSYDALIIGSGLAGLATALLLPTDWRIAIVTKRALADGSSAWAQGGIAAVLGEGDSFEQHIHDTLVAGAGLCDPDATRFTVEHAPEAIAWLRALGTPFTQEGGELHLTREGGHSHRRIVHAADATGAAVQQTLIDRVRAAANIDIFETHALVDLILSDRHAVRREAPRRVLGAYVLDVATDEVEAFTATHTVLCTGGAGKVYLYTSNPDTATGDGIAAAWRAGCRVGNMEFIQFHPTCLYHPKAKSFLISEAVRGEGGILKLPAHLGHHRFMPDHDPRAELAPRDIVARAIDFEMKKHGIPCVYLDISHQPAAFLHEHFPTILKRCAELGIDITREPIPVVPAAHYTCGGVVTDLRARTDLPGLYCVGEASYTGLHGANRLASNSLLECLVFARAAARDMAAQPRQAPPPVRPWDASRVIDADEQVVISHNWDELRRFMWDYVGIVRTDKRLERAAHRIALLQAEIHEFYSRFHVSRDLLELRNLVLVADLIVRSAQQRKESRGLHYSRDHPHTLPEARPTILTPPPR
- a CDS encoding DMT family transporter, producing MTAARHTPWRAYAALAASMALVGSYVALSKPLVAVMPVFLLAWLRYLIGAGAMLHWTRRPPGEPPLDRRTNALLFLQALLGNFLFSLCMLYGVRLTTASAAGVIMAAIPAVVALLSALFLRERLDGRSLVAIALAALGIGLFSLDKATGGGAAAPGGQWLGLPLAVWGNALVFAAVVCEAAYVVIGKRLTGRVGPQRIAALINLWGLALMTPLGLWAAVGFDWSTMRAPLWGLLVFYGLAASVWTVWLWMTGLRHVPAARAGVFTVMLPVSAAAIGVLFMGERLTPLQWIAFALALLGLVVATLPGRTVTRTTDPSAG